The Xiphophorus couchianus chromosome 5, X_couchianus-1.0, whole genome shotgun sequence genome includes a region encoding these proteins:
- the LOC114144084 gene encoding zinc finger MYM-type protein 1-like isoform X2 — MAIYQDKLTPFGAKSEPAFITSGFKNWKKACEKFKAHENSHTHRHAVSVTAQESHPINAQLSSALATQQGDNRHCLEKIVSSIKYLVRQGQALRGHDDDDSNLYQLLKNLAEDDALLAKWLLRSQKEYLSPQIQNEILCSMSNSIVSEIADTIRNLPIFEFAIIMDGTQDISGKEQESICLRYIDSDMKPHEEFIGLYSVSETTEKSLAAVVKDVLLRLNLPMHGLRGQTYDGAANMSGKHAGAQALIKQEQPLAFFVHCGAHCTNLIAQKACLASVLIRDALDWVNQLGVLFSQSGKFKAIHAATAHTENPSCTAIKPLCPTRWAVRSKAIRDVLSQYGSVLASLQEMASGASNTASTANGLLGQFRKGKTVLGLILASPVIDELECLSISFQKRTQTIAGMRTAVKVVQTSLKAKRNQESFNTLFEKAMAEVQSLGVKPITVTQRRPPPKRFTEGAKTHQPECANDHYRGEFFKVLDVVDAQLTGLFNQDDLLTLQKLEETLLSGTIDAAVIGKYPELNRELLSVQLPMFRLNYSFSNSAEAAGIIGGLPGEVRRLFGQVETLVRLLLVVSVSSSEAERSFSALRRLKTWLRSTMTQNRLNHVAVCHVHKDKLDLLDKKSVCKQFVAANERRKKHFGSFA, encoded by the coding sequence atggCAATTTACCAGGACAAACTCACACCATTTGGTGCAAAATCCGAACCCGCCTTTATCActtctggatttaaaaattggaaaaaagcaTGCGAAAAATTTAAAGCACATGAAAATAGTCACACACATCGTCATGCTGTTTCTGTGACTGCACAAGAAAGTCATCCTATAAATGCCCAATTATCCAGTGCTTTGGCAACTCAGCAAGGTGACAATAGGCACTGTCTGGAGAAAATTGTGAGCTCCATAAAATATTTGGTACGGCAGGGACAAGCTTTGAGAGGGCATGACGATGATGACAGCAATTTGTATCAATTGTTAAAAAATCTGGCAGAAGATGATGCCCTTTTGGCTAAGTGGTTGCTGAGGTCTCAGAAAGAATACCTAAGTCCACAGATACAGAATGAAATCTTGTGTTCTATGAGCAATAGTATTGTCAGTGAAATAGCAGATACAATCAGAAACCTACCAATTTTTGAGTTTGCAATTATTATGGATGGAACACAGGACATTTCTGGGAAAGAACAAGAAAGCATTTGTCTGCGATACATTGACAGTGACATGAAGCCCCATGAAGAGTTTATTGGCTTGTACTCAGTttctgaaacaacagaaaaaagccTTGCTGCTGTTGTTAAAGATGTGCTGCTCAGATTAAACTTACCAATGCATGGTTTACGAGGTCAAACTTATGATGGAGCAGCCAATATGTCTGGGAAGCATGCAGGTGCACAGGCACTGATAAAGCAAGAGCAGCCACTAgcattttttgttcattgtgGAGCACACTGCACTAATTTAATTGCACAGAAAGCTTGCTTAGCCTCAGTTCTGATCAGAGACGCATTGGATTGGGTGAACCAGCTTGGAGTTCTTTTCTCTCAGTCAGGGAAGTTTAAGGCAATCCATGCAGCAACAGCACATACAGAGAATCCATCGTGCACTGCAATAAAACCCCTCTGCCCCACAAGATGGGCAGTACGGAGCAAAGCAATCAGAGATGTTTTGTCACAGTATGGGTCAGTGCTGGCTAGCTTGCAGGAGATGGCTTCTGGTGCCTCAAACACAGCATCCACTGCTAATGGACTGCTGGGGCAGTTTAGGAAAGGTAAAACAGTTTTGGGTCTCATCCTTGCCTCACCTGTGATTGATGAGCTTGAATGCCTGAGCATCTCTTTCCAGAAGAGAACTCAAACCATTGCTGGAATGAGGACTGCTGTGAAAGTTGTTCAGACTTCACTTAAGgctaaaagaaatcaagaaagttTCAACACTCTGTTTGAAAAGGCGATGGCTGAGGTTCAGTCTTTGGGTGTTAAACCCATCACAGTTACACAGAGAAGGCCACCCCCAAAACGCTTCACTGAAGGAGCTAAGACACATCAACCTGAATGTGCCAATGACCACTACAGAGGTGAATTCTTTAAAGTATTGGATGTTGTAGATGCACAGCTCACTGGGCTATTTAACCAGGATGACTTGCTGACTTTGCAAAAGTTGGAAGAGACACTTCTCAGTGGAACGATTGATGCTGCAGTCATTGGGAAATACCCAGAGTTGAATAGAGAGTTACTTTCAGTGCAACTTCCTATGTTTAGACTGAACTACTCATTTAGCAACAGCGCAGAAGCTGCAGGGATCATTGGTGGACTGCCTGGAGAGGTCCGTAGACTTTTTGGGCAAGTGGAAACTCTGGTTAGGTTGCTTTTGGTGGTCTCCGTTTCATCCTCTGAGGCAGAGAGAAGTTTCAGTGCGCTTCGTAGACTCAAAACGTGGCTCCGGTCTACAATGACTCAAAACAGGCTTAATCATGTTGCTGTCTGTCATGTACATAAAGATAAACTTGATTTACTGGACAAGAAGTCAGTTTGCAAGCAATTTGTGGCTGCAAATGAAAGgcggaaaaaacattttggctctTTTGCCTAA
- the LOC114145316 gene encoding B-cell receptor CD22-like: MDSFTPSLAAIDLVNEDQHGQLVSTEIQLVFSSIQVSDSGRYYCAAGNDLGSRTSPSIDINVKYGPKNCSVSVNPSGAVEEGNPVTLTCTSDANPAANYTWYKENKIIANGSEVFYVLAVSSEHRGSYSCKAQNLHGECNSSSRFLDVLYAPNVSVSITPSGEIKEGNPVILTCSSDANPAANYTWYKEKDNKLLESNKNLIFDSIKSMDSGQYYCTAINSMGQNNSTVNVDVKYAPRSPSVSQSPFGDIVVGSSVTLTCSSDANPAANYTWYKEGEKAQKDSGENFTITNIQNEHSGNYYCKVQNKIGHHNTSVTVTVVAGKYFSYMFVYTYI, translated from the exons GGTGAATGAAGATCAACATGGTCAACTTGTCAGCACAGAAATACAACTAGTCTTCAGCTCCATCCAGGTCTCTGATTCTGGGAGGTATTACTGTGCAGCTGGAAATGACCTTGGGAGCCGGACGTCTCCAAGTATCGATATTAATGTGAAAT ACGGTCCAAAGAACTGTTCTGTGTCAGTGAACCCCTCTGGAGCAGTAGAGGAGGGAAACCCAGTGACTCTGACCTGTACTAGTGATGCTAACCCAGCAGCTAACTACACCTGGTACaaggagaataaaatcattGCTAATGGGTCTGAGGTTTTTTATGTCCTCGCTGTCAGCTCTGAGCACAGAGGAAGCTACTCTTGCAAGGCTCAGAACCTGCATGGAGAATGTAACTCTTCATCTCGGTTTCTTGATGTTCTCT atgcCCCAAACGTCTCTGTGTCCATAACTCCTTCAGGAGAGATCAAGGAGGGAAACCCAGTGATTCTGACCTGCAGCAGTGATGCTAATCCAGCAGCTAACTACACCTGGTACAAggaaaaagacaacaaactcctggaatcaaataaaaatcttatctTCGACTCCATCAAGTCGATGGATTCTGGGCAATATTACTGTACAGCCATAAACAGCATGGGACAAAACAACTCAACAGTCAATGTTGATGTTAAAT ATGCTCCCAGATCTCCTTCAGTGTCTCAGAGTCCGTTTGGTGACATCGTGGTGGGTAGCTCCGTGACTCTGACATGTAGCAGTGATGCTAACCCAGCAGCTAACTACACCTGGTACAAGGAGGGAGAGAAGGCACAAAAAGATTCAGGAGAAAACTTCACCATCACCAACATACAAAATGAACACAGTGGGAACTATTACTGTAAAGTCCAGAACAAGATAGGACATCATAACACCTCTGTGACTGTGACTGTTGTGGCAGGTAAATATTTCTCCTATATGtttgtatatacatatatataa
- the LOC114144084 gene encoding zinc finger MYM-type protein 1-like isoform X1 yields the protein MSTMPPPTKRLKQQQDLLSFFKKSNVSEQQCRDSTKETGKGEDSATGLEAGSQSEGETGVEQQGVQTRDTQLRDSEVSGQRTEPNQPHPKFIDPQALANRTLHFQGKWYKEFPWLHYDAVKNGILCFYCMAIYQDKLTPFGAKSEPAFITSGFKNWKKACEKFKAHENSHTHRHAVSVTAQESHPINAQLSSALATQQGDNRHCLEKIVSSIKYLVRQGQALRGHDDDDSNLYQLLKNLAEDDALLAKWLLRSQKEYLSPQIQNEILCSMSNSIVSEIADTIRNLPIFEFAIIMDGTQDISGKEQESICLRYIDSDMKPHEEFIGLYSVSETTEKSLAAVVKDVLLRLNLPMHGLRGQTYDGAANMSGKHAGAQALIKQEQPLAFFVHCGAHCTNLIAQKACLASVLIRDALDWVNQLGVLFSQSGKFKAIHAATAHTENPSCTAIKPLCPTRWAVRSKAIRDVLSQYGSVLASLQEMASGASNTASTANGLLGQFRKGKTVLGLILASPVIDELECLSISFQKRTQTIAGMRTAVKVVQTSLKAKRNQESFNTLFEKAMAEVQSLGVKPITVTQRRPPPKRFTEGAKTHQPECANDHYRGEFFKVLDVVDAQLTGLFNQDDLLTLQKLEETLLSGTIDAAVIGKYPELNRELLSVQLPMFRLNYSFSNSAEAAGIIGGLPGEVRRLFGQVETLVRLLLVVSVSSSEAERSFSALRRLKTWLRSTMTQNRLNHVAVCHVHKDKLDLLDKKSVCKQFVAANERRKKHFGSFA from the exons ATGAG TACAATGCCACCACCAACTAAAaggctgaaacagcagcaggacttactcagcttttttaaaaagagtaacGTCAGT GAGCAACAATGCAGGGACAGCACAAAGGAGACAGGAAAAGGAGAGGATAGTGCAACCGGGCTAGAGGCAGGAAGTCAGAGTGAGGGAGAGACAGGAGTGGAGCAACAG GGAGTTCAGACTAGGGACACACAGCTGAGAGACTCTGAAGTCAGTGGACAGAGAACAGAGCCAAATCAGCCACATCCAAAATTCATAGACCCTCAAGCTCTAGCCAACAGAACTTTACATTTCCAAGGAAAGTGGTACAAGGAATTTCCCTGGCTACATTATGATGCAGtgaaaaatggcattttgtgtttttattgcatggCAATTTACCAGGACAAACTCACACCATTTGGTGCAAAATCCGAACCCGCCTTTATCActtctggatttaaaaattggaaaaaagcaTGCGAAAAATTTAAAGCACATGAAAATAGTCACACACATCGTCATGCTGTTTCTGTGACTGCACAAGAAAGTCATCCTATAAATGCCCAATTATCCAGTGCTTTGGCAACTCAGCAAGGTGACAATAGGCACTGTCTGGAGAAAATTGTGAGCTCCATAAAATATTTGGTACGGCAGGGACAAGCTTTGAGAGGGCATGACGATGATGACAGCAATTTGTATCAATTGTTAAAAAATCTGGCAGAAGATGATGCCCTTTTGGCTAAGTGGTTGCTGAGGTCTCAGAAAGAATACCTAAGTCCACAGATACAGAATGAAATCTTGTGTTCTATGAGCAATAGTATTGTCAGTGAAATAGCAGATACAATCAGAAACCTACCAATTTTTGAGTTTGCAATTATTATGGATGGAACACAGGACATTTCTGGGAAAGAACAAGAAAGCATTTGTCTGCGATACATTGACAGTGACATGAAGCCCCATGAAGAGTTTATTGGCTTGTACTCAGTttctgaaacaacagaaaaaagccTTGCTGCTGTTGTTAAAGATGTGCTGCTCAGATTAAACTTACCAATGCATGGTTTACGAGGTCAAACTTATGATGGAGCAGCCAATATGTCTGGGAAGCATGCAGGTGCACAGGCACTGATAAAGCAAGAGCAGCCACTAgcattttttgttcattgtgGAGCACACTGCACTAATTTAATTGCACAGAAAGCTTGCTTAGCCTCAGTTCTGATCAGAGACGCATTGGATTGGGTGAACCAGCTTGGAGTTCTTTTCTCTCAGTCAGGGAAGTTTAAGGCAATCCATGCAGCAACAGCACATACAGAGAATCCATCGTGCACTGCAATAAAACCCCTCTGCCCCACAAGATGGGCAGTACGGAGCAAAGCAATCAGAGATGTTTTGTCACAGTATGGGTCAGTGCTGGCTAGCTTGCAGGAGATGGCTTCTGGTGCCTCAAACACAGCATCCACTGCTAATGGACTGCTGGGGCAGTTTAGGAAAGGTAAAACAGTTTTGGGTCTCATCCTTGCCTCACCTGTGATTGATGAGCTTGAATGCCTGAGCATCTCTTTCCAGAAGAGAACTCAAACCATTGCTGGAATGAGGACTGCTGTGAAAGTTGTTCAGACTTCACTTAAGgctaaaagaaatcaagaaagttTCAACACTCTGTTTGAAAAGGCGATGGCTGAGGTTCAGTCTTTGGGTGTTAAACCCATCACAGTTACACAGAGAAGGCCACCCCCAAAACGCTTCACTGAAGGAGCTAAGACACATCAACCTGAATGTGCCAATGACCACTACAGAGGTGAATTCTTTAAAGTATTGGATGTTGTAGATGCACAGCTCACTGGGCTATTTAACCAGGATGACTTGCTGACTTTGCAAAAGTTGGAAGAGACACTTCTCAGTGGAACGATTGATGCTGCAGTCATTGGGAAATACCCAGAGTTGAATAGAGAGTTACTTTCAGTGCAACTTCCTATGTTTAGACTGAACTACTCATTTAGCAACAGCGCAGAAGCTGCAGGGATCATTGGTGGACTGCCTGGAGAGGTCCGTAGACTTTTTGGGCAAGTGGAAACTCTGGTTAGGTTGCTTTTGGTGGTCTCCGTTTCATCCTCTGAGGCAGAGAGAAGTTTCAGTGCGCTTCGTAGACTCAAAACGTGGCTCCGGTCTACAATGACTCAAAACAGGCTTAATCATGTTGCTGTCTGTCATGTACATAAAGATAAACTTGATTTACTGGACAAGAAGTCAGTTTGCAAGCAATTTGTGGCTGCAAATGAAAGgcggaaaaaacattttggctctTTTGCCTAA